A genomic segment from Candidatus Methylomirabilota bacterium encodes:
- the holA gene encoding DNA polymerase III subunit delta, with protein sequence MDLAGFVKAADAGQAPPVTLLHGPEPFLLDDAIARLSRAMFPGQTELSLVREILDARGVGADGIVQSALMLPWLGARRLVVARGVDALTAKSAEPLAAYVKAPNPSTVLILQADALLEPSHWLLRAIPAAAVISAPSPTGRALAGWLRAYAQSRGYGLDEAAAAMLVELSGDDLTQLVGEVEKAALAGGPDNRRVTTTEVRAVVGEHRLRHVFDLTRALIGRDTGTALVLLESLLNGGEEPLAVLGMLTREARAIWQAAGALRAGRAPEDIARGLRRPPAAAAALLDRARSLSPGAAARQLARCWEVERRLKMGGAARPELSLLVADLCAV encoded by the coding sequence GTGGACCTCGCCGGCTTCGTCAAGGCGGCGGACGCGGGCCAGGCGCCTCCGGTCACGCTGCTGCACGGCCCCGAGCCCTTCCTGCTCGACGACGCGATCGCGCGCTTGAGCCGCGCCATGTTCCCCGGGCAGACCGAGCTGTCGCTCGTGCGGGAGATCCTGGACGCGCGGGGCGTCGGCGCCGACGGCATCGTGCAGTCGGCGCTCATGCTGCCGTGGCTCGGCGCCCGCCGCCTGGTGGTCGCGCGCGGCGTCGACGCGCTCACCGCGAAGTCGGCGGAGCCGCTCGCCGCCTACGTGAAGGCCCCGAATCCCTCCACCGTGCTGATCCTCCAGGCCGACGCCCTGCTCGAGCCGTCGCACTGGCTGCTCCGCGCGATTCCCGCCGCTGCGGTGATCAGCGCGCCGAGCCCGACCGGCCGCGCGCTCGCCGGCTGGCTGCGCGCCTACGCGCAGTCGCGCGGCTACGGTCTCGACGAGGCCGCCGCCGCCATGCTGGTGGAGCTGTCGGGCGACGACCTGACCCAGCTCGTCGGCGAGGTGGAGAAGGCCGCGCTCGCCGGCGGCCCGGACAACCGGCGCGTCACCACGACCGAGGTGCGGGCGGTGGTGGGTGAGCACCGGCTGCGTCACGTGTTCGATCTGACCCGCGCCCTGATCGGGCGCGACACCGGGACGGCCCTCGTCCTGCTCGAATCGCTCCTGAACGGCGGCGAGGAGCCGCTGGCCGTGCTCGGCATGCTGACCCGCGAGGCACGCGCCATCTGGCAGGCCGCCGGCGCCCTGCGAGCCGGGCGGGCGCCCGAGGATATCGCGCGGGGCCTGCGCCGTCCGCCCGCGGCGGCCGCCGCCTTGCTCGACCGGGCGCGGAGCCTCTCGCCGGGAGCCGCGGCCCGACAGCTGGCCCGCTGCTGGGAAGTCGAGCGGCGACTGAAGATGGGCGGGGCCGCGCGGCCCGAGCTGTCGCTGCTCGTCGCCGATCTGTGCGCGGTGTGA